GGACGCCGAGCTGGTCGTCGTCGGCCGGCACCGGCGGCGTCTGCTCGCACCGGCCCGCATGATGGGCTCGGTCACCCAGGCCGTCCTGCTGCACGCGGCGAGCCCGATCGCGGTGGTGCCGCCGGTATCGGTGGAGGAGTAAGCCCGGACAGGGCCCCGGCCGATGCGCGGTAGCAGCCGGCACGGCGGCCCGCAAGCGGTCCGCGGTCGAGCGGCACGGACCCGGTTGTGGTGTCCCGCGCCATGGTGGCGACCCATATGCGTTCGTACGGTTCCGCCACGCCCGGCGCCCCGTGCGCCGCCCCGCGCACAAGCGGCCGGGACACGTGTCGTGCAAAGGAGCCGCCATGCCACTGCCCCTGCCCGGAAAGACGCCCGGAGCCCCGACCCGGGCCCGCTTCCTGCCGCGCCTGCTCGCCGTCCTCGCCCTGGTGCTCGCCGCCGCGCTCGCCGGTCCCGTGCCCGCCGCCCGGGCCTCGGTGGCGCTCACCGAGGTGAGCGACTTCGGATCCGACCCGGGTGCGCTCACCATGTACGTGTACCGGCCCGCGAACCTGCCCGCACACCCGCCCGTCGTCGTGGCCCTGCACGGCTGCACCCAGAACGCGCAGGTCTACGCCGACAACTCAGGCCTGCCCCGGCTCGCCGACCGGGACGGCTTTCTGCTGGTGTTCGCCGAGACGAGCTCCGCCAACAACCCCAGCCAGTGCTTCAACTGGTTCCAGAGCACCGACAACCGGCGCGGACAGGGCGAGGCCCTCTCCATCCGGCAGATGGTGGGCCAGGCCGTGACCGGCTACGGCGCCGACCCCCAGCGGGTCTACGTCACCGGCCTGTCCGCGGGCGGCGCCATGACCGCCGTCATGCTCGCCACCTACCCCGACGTCTTCTCCGCCGGCGCGGTCGTCGCCGGCCTGCCCTACGACTGCACCAAGGACAACAGCCCCTACACCTGCATGAACCCGGGTGTCGACCTGAGCCCGGACGACTGGGCGCAGCGGGTGCGGGACGCCGATCCGTCGTACACCGGGCCGTGGCCGCGCACGGCCGTCTGGTACGGCGACCAGGACACCACGGTCGTCCCGCGCAACGCCACGGAGCTGCGCGACCAGTGGACGGCCCTGCACGGCCTCGCCCAGACGCCGAGCCGTACCACGGCCATCGGCCCCGACGCCACCCGGCAGGACCAGTACCTGGCCGCGGACGGCACGGTCGCCGTCGAGGTCGACCGGGTCCCCGGCATCGGCCACGGCACCCCGGTGGACCCGGGCACCGGCACCGAGCAGTGCGGCAGCACCGGCGCGCCCTACTTCCCGGCCTCGATCTGCTCCAGCTACTGGATCGCCCGGTTCTTCGGCCTGGACACCACTGATCCGGGCGGCGGCGGTGGCAGCGACGCCGCCTGCTGGACGGCGAGCAACTACGCCCAGGTGCAGGCCGGACGGGCCACCACCAGCGGAGGCTCCACCTACGCCAAGGGATCCCAGCAGAACATGGGCCTGTACAACACATTCGTCACCCACACGCTGAAGGAGTCGCCCACGGGTTACTACACCATCGCCGACAACGGGTGCCCCTGACACCGCGTCAGCCGCGCTCGGTCATGGTGGCTGCCGACGCTTCGGGGGCCGTCTTCATGGCGGCCCCACACATGTCCGGTGCGCCCCTTCCACGCCTAGCCTCCAGCGCGTTCACCCACCGCCGGAGGAAGCCGTATGCCCACACCACCCGGACCACCCACCCGCCGAGCCGTTCTCCACGGGCTGTCGCTCACCGCGGCCTGCCTGCTGCTGACCACCCCCGCCACGGCGGCGCCCACCGGTACACCGGACGGCCACTGCGCCGGCCGGGCCCACCTCAGGGTGCCGGGTGCCGCCCGCCGGCAGGCCGACTGCCTGGACGAGCTGACCACCGCCGGCACCGTGGCCTCCGGCCACACCGACCCCGCCGACTACGCCGGCCTCACCCCCAAGGGCCTGCCCGCACCCACCGGCGTGCCCGGCATCCAGATCGACGGCTACTTCCCGGACACCTCCACCACCAACACCCACCACGGCTGGAACCACGACTCCCAGTTCGTCATCCGCCTGCCCGACCGCTGGAACGGCGGCCTGGTCGTCGCCGGAACGCCCGGCAACCGGCAGCAGTACGCGAACGACAAGGCCATCTCCGACTGGGTGCTCGCCCGCGGCTACGCCTACGCCGCCACCGACAAGGGCAACACCGGCACCGCCTTCTACCGCGACGGGCACCGGCCCGCGGACGCCATCGCCGAATGGAACACCCGCCTCACCCAGCTCACCCGCGCCGCCCGCGCCGTGACCACCCAGCGCTACCACCGGCCGCCCACGCGCACGATCGCCACCGGTCTGTCCAACGGCGGCTACCTCGTCCGCTGGCAGCTGGAGCACCACCCCGAGCTCTACGACGGCGGAGTCGACTGGGAAGGCACCCTCTGGCGCACCGACGGCCCCAACCCGCTCACCTTCCTGCCGCAGGCGCTGCGCCACTACCCCACATACGCCGCCGGCGGCCCCGGAGCCGCCGACGCCGAGGCCGCCCTGCACCGGGCCGGCTTCCCCGCGGGCTCCGAGTTCCTGTGGCCGTACCACCACCAGGTCTACTGGGACCTCACCCAGCGGATCTACCGGGAGGAACTCGACCCCGGCTACGACGGCGCCACCGAGGCCGGCACCCCGTTCTGCACCTCCGGCACACCCGCCTGCGACGCCGACTACGACTACGCTGCCCGGCCCGCTGCCGTCCACCGCGCCGTCGACCGGATCGCCCTGACCGGACGCATCGGCAAACCGCTGATCACCATCCAGGGCACCCTCGACGTCCTGCTGCCGGTCAGCCAGGACTCCGACGTCTACGCGCGCATGGTCCACGCGGCCGGACGCGGCGCACTGCTGCGCTACTACCGCATCGAGGACGGCACCCACACCGACTCACTCGTCGACGCCTTTCCCGACCGGCTCCGCCCGATGCTGCCCTGCCATCACGCGGCCTTCGAGACCCTGGAACGCTGGATCACGGGGACCGGACTCCCACCCACCGACCACACGGTTCCACGCCCGCCCGGCGCCACCCCGGCCACGCTGCTCACCACCTGCCCCTTGACCTGAGCGGCACCCCCGCGCCGCGAAGGGGCGCAGGGCTGTGTCCGGTAGGCGGCTTTGCCGCGGGGCGCGATCACCCACGACGAACCCGCAGACGGCCGGCGGCCCATCTCGGCAGTCCCGGCGGAGCCGCTCCGCACTTCCGGCGGAGCCCACGTACCATGGCCGCATGTCGTTCCTCCGCCGCCGCAGCGCCACCCCCGCCGGACCCGAATTCGACGTGCTGGCCATGGACCCGGGCGACTGGCCGGGCAACCTCGGTGCGGGCCTGCTGCCCGCCCCCGACGGCACCTGCCAGGGTGTCTTCCTGCGCTACGACCTGTTCGGCGGCCGCGGCCCCGCCATGATCATCGGTAACCTCCCCGAGGGCTCTCCGGCCCGCGAGGTGGTCGAGGGCGAGATCCCCTTCGAGGTGGGCCAGCTGCTGCTGGCGCTGGAGAACGACGAGGACGTCACCGTCGTCGGCGTCGAGGACACCCCGGTCCTCCAGGGGGACAACCTGCTCATCGTGCGGCGGCTGAAATTGTCCGAGTCCCGGATCTCCTGCGTCCAGTTCGACCGCAGCGACGGCGTCCTGGTCACCATCGCCGCCTGGGACCGCCCGATCACCGACGACCTGTACGCCCTGCTGAAGCCGCTCCCGGCGGAGCTTTTCCAGCAGGGCTGAGACCGTCGGCCCGCGATCAGCCGGCCGAGCCCTCGAGGGTCACGTCCGCGGCGCGGACGAAGGCGACCCGGTGGCCGTACTGGATCTCGTAGTACAGGTCCTTGCCCACCACGACCCGGTGCGAGTCGGTGGTGAAGGTGACCGAGTAGTAGTACTCGCCCGGCACCTCGTCACCGACCACGTACTTCTGCCCGGCCGGGATCGTGTACGGCAGCGGGACGACCGACTGCGCGGGGACGCCCGCCGGGTAGGCCTCCTTCTCCGGGTAGGCCCTGCCGTACACCGGGACGTCGGCCAGGCCCTCCTTCGGGGTGATCACCACACCCTTGGCGGGCACCGCCGTCGGAGCCTTGCG
Above is a genomic segment from Streptomyces fodineus containing:
- a CDS encoding alpha/beta hydrolase family esterase, which produces MPLPLPGKTPGAPTRARFLPRLLAVLALVLAAALAGPVPAARASVALTEVSDFGSDPGALTMYVYRPANLPAHPPVVVALHGCTQNAQVYADNSGLPRLADRDGFLLVFAETSSANNPSQCFNWFQSTDNRRGQGEALSIRQMVGQAVTGYGADPQRVYVTGLSAGGAMTAVMLATYPDVFSAGAVVAGLPYDCTKDNSPYTCMNPGVDLSPDDWAQRVRDADPSYTGPWPRTAVWYGDQDTTVVPRNATELRDQWTALHGLAQTPSRTTAIGPDATRQDQYLAADGTVAVEVDRVPGIGHGTPVDPGTGTEQCGSTGAPYFPASICSSYWIARFFGLDTTDPGGGGGSDAACWTASNYAQVQAGRATTSGGSTYAKGSQQNMGLYNTFVTHTLKESPTGYYTIADNGCP
- a CDS encoding 3-hydroxybutyrate oligomer hydrolase family protein; this translates as MPTPPGPPTRRAVLHGLSLTAACLLLTTPATAAPTGTPDGHCAGRAHLRVPGAARRQADCLDELTTAGTVASGHTDPADYAGLTPKGLPAPTGVPGIQIDGYFPDTSTTNTHHGWNHDSQFVIRLPDRWNGGLVVAGTPGNRQQYANDKAISDWVLARGYAYAATDKGNTGTAFYRDGHRPADAIAEWNTRLTQLTRAARAVTTQRYHRPPTRTIATGLSNGGYLVRWQLEHHPELYDGGVDWEGTLWRTDGPNPLTFLPQALRHYPTYAAGGPGAADAEAALHRAGFPAGSEFLWPYHHQVYWDLTQRIYREELDPGYDGATEAGTPFCTSGTPACDADYDYAARPAAVHRAVDRIALTGRIGKPLITIQGTLDVLLPVSQDSDVYARMVHAAGRGALLRYYRIEDGTHTDSLVDAFPDRLRPMLPCHHAAFETLERWITGTGLPPTDHTVPRPPGATPATLLTTCPLT